The genome window TGACGTTGAATCACACACGAAATACATTGGGTGGAGCTATTTGGATCAATCTGGTCAACACGATCAATAAGCGCCGCATAGATATGCTGGATGACCCTGAGAAAGTCATGCTCTGGCTGCAGGAAAATCATTTGCTGCGCGATAGTGATCGGAGCGAGCTGGAAAACGCGGAGCGCTATCACCACATCATTTCCGTGCTTCGTTCGCTCCGAGACGTTTGTTTTGCGGTTCTCTCCGAAATAGAGCGGGACGGCATCTCCTCCATTGTCATCCGGCACATGCAAGCCTTGACAGAACAAATGAACGTACGGCTTACCCTGCTGTCTTCAGAGGGACGTCTGGAGTTGGTAAACGAAGGTGTCCGCACCGACGATCACATCTCGTATCACGTCTTGGCATCGATGGTGCACACGCTGCAAACGGTATCCAAGGAACGGATTCGGACTTGCGAGCATGAAGACTGCATT of Brevibacillus choshinensis contains these proteins:
- a CDS encoding CGNR zinc finger domain-containing protein, with protein sequence MNHTRNTLGGAIWINLVNTINKRRIDMLDDPEKVMLWLQENHLLRDSDRSELENAERYHHIISVLRSLRDVCFAVLSEIERDGISSIVIRHMQALTEQMNVRLTLLSSEGRLELVNEGVRTDDHISYHVLASMVHTLQTVSKERIRTCEHEDCILHFIDTSKSGKRRWCSMETCGNRHKAAEFYARKKQKE